Proteins from a single region of Pseudarthrobacter sp. NIBRBAC000502772:
- a CDS encoding helix-turn-helix transcriptional regulator: MAELSDDQLVSAFKALGHPTRLAILSWLKDGNSFPPQDRPADEVGVCLKHIQARAKVSQSTASQFMATLQRADLVICTRIGQFSHYRRNEQTIAKLGKAIGADV; this comes from the coding sequence ATGGCAGAACTCAGTGACGATCAACTGGTGAGCGCATTCAAAGCGCTCGGCCACCCAACCCGCCTGGCAATTCTGAGCTGGCTCAAGGACGGCAACTCATTTCCGCCGCAGGATCGGCCGGCGGACGAGGTCGGAGTGTGTTTGAAACACATTCAGGCGCGTGCAAAGGTGTCTCAGTCCACCGCCTCACAGTTCATGGCGACGTTGCAACGCGCGGATCTTGTGATCTGTACTCGCATCGGCCAGTTCTCCCACTACCGACGTAACGAGCAGACCATAGCCAAGCTCGGCAAGGCCATCGGCGCCGACGTTTAG
- a CDS encoding SDR family oxidoreductase, with amino-acid sequence MAPRTALVVGARGVIGGNLIEHLDRVGGWTIIGLSRRGGANQGSVRHIAVDLLDKDDTALKLNSLTGVTHVFYAAYQDRASWAELVPPNLAMLTNVVDAIEPVAPNLEHISLMQGYKVYGAHLGPFPTPAREDDPPHMPPEFNVDQQQFLERRQADAAWSWSALRPSVVAGIGLGNPMNLAMVIAVYASISKELGVPFRFPGKPGAYTSLIEMTDSGLLAEATAWVATNPGSRNQAFNITNGDMFRWSSMWPKIAAFFDLDVAPPLPMSLSDVMADKSELWDAMVAKHALAKTPYSDVSSWQFGDFVFAWDYDVIADTSKSRRAGFHTYVDSEAMFLRIFQSLRDQRLIP; translated from the coding sequence ATGGCACCGAGAACTGCATTAGTCGTCGGAGCACGGGGTGTGATCGGCGGAAACTTGATCGAGCACCTCGACCGCGTGGGAGGCTGGACGATCATCGGACTTTCTCGGCGGGGAGGGGCCAATCAGGGCTCGGTTCGGCATATCGCCGTTGACCTTCTGGACAAAGACGACACCGCTTTGAAACTCAACAGCCTGACTGGGGTCACTCATGTCTTCTATGCCGCGTATCAGGATCGCGCCAGCTGGGCGGAACTGGTGCCGCCGAACTTGGCGATGCTCACGAATGTCGTCGACGCGATCGAACCCGTGGCGCCGAACCTGGAGCACATCAGTTTGATGCAGGGGTACAAGGTCTATGGCGCTCATCTGGGGCCCTTCCCGACGCCGGCCCGTGAGGACGATCCGCCGCATATGCCGCCGGAGTTCAACGTCGACCAGCAACAGTTCCTCGAGCGCCGGCAGGCTGACGCCGCTTGGTCGTGGTCCGCACTGCGACCCTCGGTTGTGGCCGGCATTGGGCTCGGCAACCCCATGAACCTCGCCATGGTGATTGCGGTGTACGCCTCTATCAGCAAAGAGCTCGGCGTCCCGTTCCGGTTCCCCGGCAAGCCCGGGGCCTACACAAGCCTGATCGAGATGACGGACTCAGGGCTGCTGGCGGAAGCTACCGCCTGGGTTGCAACAAACCCCGGCAGCAGGAACCAAGCCTTCAACATCACAAACGGTGACATGTTCCGCTGGTCCTCGATGTGGCCGAAAATTGCCGCGTTCTTCGACCTCGATGTAGCGCCACCTTTGCCGATGAGCCTTAGCGACGTGATGGCAGACAAATCTGAACTCTGGGATGCAATGGTTGCGAAGCACGCTCTGGCCAAGACCCCCTACTCTGATGTGTCCTCCTGGCAGTTTGGCGACTTCGTCTTTGCGTGGGACTACGACGTCATCGCCGACACGTCAAAGTCGAGGCGTGCCGGCTTCCACACATATGTTGACAGCGAAGCGATGTTCTTGAGAATCTTCCAGAGTCTCCGAGACCAGCGACTGATTCCCTA